ACGTTGTAGACCCCTGCCATCAGCTGCGTATACTTATTGAGCTTATAACGTACGCCTACGTCGACCATCGTGTAGTCATCGTACTTATAGTTATTGCCGCTGTTGCGGTTACTGCTGCGATAATTCACCGTACTCCATACGTCCAGGCTCTGCGTTGCCGCCCAGTTCAGCGACAGGTTCGCCATATGGCGCGGATAATCGTTGAGCGCGTAGCCTTTGTTCACGCCGCTTTTCTGTTCGCTGTGGTTCCAGGTGTAGTTAGCATTGGCTTTTACATCGGCGCTAATCTGCCAGTCGGCATTAAGTTCTATACCGTACACGTCCGCCTTGCTGACGTTGAAGTATTTACTGACGGAATCGGCTTTGTAGCCATTCACGGAGCACTGATTCGTCGACGTGGTTTCGCAAATGGTTTGTTCAGCAATTTTGTCTTTGAACTGGGTGTAGAAGACGGTGCTATCCAGTGACAGCGCATTCCCCGTCCAGTAGAGGCCCAGCTCAGAGTTAACACTTTGTTCTGGTTTCAGATCGTCATTACCGACGGTCAGGAAGGGATAAGGTACGGTCGAACCGTATGGGGTGACAAAATCGCTGGATGTCGCACGCAGCTCTGGTTTTTTATAGCCTGCGGAAACGCCGCCTTTCAACGCCCAGTCATTGCTGAAGGCCCAGTTACCGTACATTTTCGGCGTGATATGCGTGCCAAAGTTATCATCCTGATCCATACGGGCTGAAGTGGTCAGGATGAAATCGTCAATGCTCCAGCCGTCTTCAGCAAACAATGCCCAACCGTTACGGCTGATTTTGGTCACGGGCTCAGATCCGGGCAGCGTTTTGTTGGCCACATCAAAGCGGTCATTCAGCTCTTCACGGGTAAAATTCGCCCCAACCGTCAGTTTATGGTTGTCGAGTGTGAAGGTGGTTTGCGAATTGGCGACGTAGTTCTCCATCTGCACATACTGCGGCGACTGTCCGTCATAAACGTACTTCGAACGGCCTTTTTCATAATTTATGTAGTTGGTCGTCGCGATGGTGTCGTCGGCATACCAGCCAGTATGCGTCAGGGTGGCGGCATTACGATCGAACAGCCATGACCACGGCGCGCCGCGTTTCTGAGTACGGTTTTTCTCCTGCTCACCGGTGACCACGTTGAGATCGAACAGGTTATTTTCGCTGGCGGCCAGGCCCAGCGTCATATCAACGGATTTACGGTTGTGTTTGCCGAAATAGTTATTGCGATCGTCATCGCGACGGTCGAGCCCGTCGGCCGCCACGCTAAGGCCCAGAACATCGGGCACAATCGGCCCCATGGTAAACAGGTTTATCTGGCTGGTATTGCCCAAATACTGGTGTTCCTGAAGCCAGGTATTGGCGGCGATTGCCGTCGTCCACTCTTTTGCGCCGTACGGCTTTTTGGTGATAACGTTGACCACACCGCCGATGGCATCTGAGCCGTACAGCGAGGACATTGGCCCGCGGATAACTTCGATACGTTCAATGGCCTCCATTGGCGGTAAGAAGTTAGCTTCAGTACCAATATCATGTCCGTAAGGGCGAGATTCACCGGTATTTTGTTTGACGCTGTTGACCATAAAAGCGGTATAGGACGGGTCCATGCCGCGGATCATAATGCTGCCAGCGTTCATGCCGCTGCTGTTAGTCACCGAAACGCCAGGAAGGTTTTTAATCGCTTCACCGACGTTACGGTCCGGCTGAATATCCAGCGTTTTACGATCGATAACTGAAATGGTGGCCGGCGCCTCGCGCTTTTGCTGCGAGAACCCGGATGCGGTGATCACCATTTCATCTTCACTATTGCGTGAGGTTTCGGTGAGTTCTTCTGCCTGAGTAGGGAAAATAACACCGCCGGAGAATGCAACGATCCCTGTCAGCGTAATAAGTTGACGCGTTTTCATAATATAAGACACCTGAAAAGTAAAAAAATAAAAGCATCACCTCGCAGCCCGGAAAAGCTGCAAGGTGTAAGAAGCATTTTTAATTATTAATATTTAGAGAGATCGATTTTCAGCACATAGTCGGGCTTCGCACCGGTCATTTTTTCCGGCTGTTTGACGCTGACATACAGGGTGTTGGCATCAGCCGAGAGCGCCAGGCTGTTAGGTAACTCAGTGGTTTCAATGCTTTGTTTAACCTGATAAGTCTTGCTGTCCACAATGCTGATGCGCTTTGCATTACGGTGGGTGATATAAACTTCCTGGCGTTTCTCGTTATACATCACCGCCAGCGAGTTGATAACCTTAATGGGTGCAATAACCTTACCGTTGTTAATATCAACAACCAGCACATCCGCTAAATCAGGATCGGTCAGGAATGCGCGATTATTTTTTGCATCCAAAGCAATATTCAGGAAAAAATGTTTTTTGCCTGGCTCAATGCTAAAGCGGCTAATAATTTGATGGTTGGTGGTATCCAGTGTAATAAGTTCGTTGCGGCCATTTACGACATACAGACGGTTTTTATTTGCATCCACGGCCATGCCGGTCGGGTACTGGCCCATGTTTTTAAGAGTGGCGACTTTTTCGCGCTTTTGCGTATCCACCACCCAGACAATGCCTTTTTCAGCCACGCCGGAAACGTACAAGCGGTGATGCTGTTTATCGAGCACCATTTCACGGGTATGGACAATATCTTTCGGGTTTTTGGCTTCGCTCAGTTGCAGTATCGCCAACTCTTTACCGCTACGGGTATCGATGAGCGTGACTGAGCCTTCCAGCGTGTTGCCCACGTACAGCACCTGATTTTCTTCATCCATGGCAGTGGCAAACGCACGACGACTGATTTCGATGACTTCAGTTGTCGTCAGTTTCTCCAGGTCGAGTTTGTAGATAAGCCCGCGGGTTTTATCTTTATCGAACGACGGCGACGAGGCGGCAAAAAGCGTATTCTGCTGGCTATCAACCGCCAGTTCATACACGCCGTTACCGACGTCGCGGGTCAGAAAATCTTTCTCAGGTAGCGTCTGTGCCACGCTGGACAGGCTGGTAAATAACAGTGCTGTGGCGAGCGCCACGCAGGAATAGCGTTTCAGGGACTTCACATTGTGGAGGTTCATTGACTTTTATTCACATTTATTTACATGCTGAGAATGATAATGAGATCTAATCTCATTCGCAATTGAGATAAGCAAAATGTGACTACCCAATCTGGTAGGTCAAAAAGAAAACAGCGAAGGGGAGGGGAAAAGAAAGTAGAAATTAAAAAACCCTTACTAACCAGGGGCTGGCGTTCAGGGCATTACGCTAACGCGAACTTACTTCTTCGCGCGCTCGAAGGAAGCAACGATTTCCGCTTTAGCAGCTTCAGCGTTGTCCCAACCGTCAACTTTTACCCATTTGCCCGCTTCGAGATCTTTGTAGTGTTCGAAGAAGTGGGTGATCTGCGCTTTCAGCAGTTCCGGCAGGTCGGTCACATCTTTGATGTGATCGTATTCTTTGCTCAGCTTGGTGTGCGGTACCGCAACCAGTTTCGCATCTTCACCGGATTCGTCGGTCATTTTCAGTACGCCAACCGGACGGCAGCGGATAACTGAACCTGGCTCCAGCGGGTACGGAGTCGGGACCAGAACGTCAACCGGGTCACCGTCCAGAGACAGGGTGTGGTTGATGTAACCGTAGTTGCACGGATAGAACATCGCGGTGGACATGAAGCGGTCAACGAACAGGGCGCCGCTCTCTTTGTCAACTTCGTATTTGATCGGATCTGCGTTGGCAGGGATCTCGATAACAACGTAGATATCTTCCGGCAGGTCTTTACCAGCAGGGACGTTGAGTAAGCTCATGTCTGTTTCCTTTAAATAAGCTATGGCAAACAAGTGGCGGGTATTATAGCCAACTCGCGCGGAATGTCTCCGCTTGTTTTCGCTTTCTCTGCGTCCATTTTCTTCTTTTTGTTCCTCCATGATGACAGAAAAATCCATATCTTCAGCCGCATTTTTCATAGTGATATGAAAGCGATTACAAACTTGTGATTAACGTTTTATTTACTTTTTTGAAGTGTGATGTAACGCAATCTGTTACATGCTCAATTGTCTATAGTTTTTTCGCGACGGTTTATTAACCAACAATAATCACCCTACGAGGACGCACTTATGTGGAAGCGCTTACTTTTAGTCACAGCAGTTTCGGCAGCCATGTCGTCTATGGCAATGGCAGCCCCTTTAACCGTAGGATTTTCGCAGGTTGGCTCTGAATCCGGCTGGCGCGCCGCAGAAACCAACGTTGCGAAAAGCGAGGCCGAAAAGCGTGGTATTACGCTGAAAATCGCTGACGGCCAGCAAAAGCAGGAAAACCAGATTAAAGCAGTTCGCTCATTTGTTGCGCAGGGCGTTGACGCGATCTTTATTGCGCCGGTCGTGGCAACGGGTTGGGAGCCGGTTTTAAAAGAAGCTAAAGATGCCGACATTCCGGTCTTTTTGCTCGATCGTTCCATCGATGTAAAAGACAAATCTCTCTATATGACCACCGTCACCGCCGACAACGTATTGGAAGGTAAATTGATCGGCGACTGGCTGATTAAACAAGTGGACGGCAAGCCGTGTAACGTCGTTGAGCTGCAAGGGACCGTCGGGGCCAGCGTGGCGATCGATCGTAAAAAAGGCTTTGCTGAAGCTATCGCTAACGCGCCAAACATCAAAATTATCCGCTCTCAGTCCGGCGACTTCACCCGCAGTAAAGGGAAAGAAGTGATGGAGAGCTTTATCAAAGCGGAAAACAACGGCAAGAACATCTGCATGGTTTACGCCCACAACGATGACATGGTGATCGGTGCGATTCAGGCGATCAAAGAAGCGGGCCTGAAACCTGGCAAAGATATCCTCACCGGTTCTATCGACGGCGTACCGGATATCTACAAAGCAATGATTGACGGTGAAGCCAACGCCAGCGTCGAACTGACGCCAAATATGGCCGGCCCGGCATTCGACGCGCTGGAGAAATTCAAAAAAGACGGCACGATGCCTGAGAAGCTGACCATTACCAAGTCGATCCTCTATCTGCCGGATACGGCGAAAGAAGAGTTAGAGAAGAAGAAAAACATGGGCTACTAGTTTTGCTGTCGGTCTTGCGTAGGCCGGATAAGGCGTTACGCCGCCATCCGGCATTTATTGCCTGATGGCGCTGCGCTTATCAGGCCTACGAAACGCCGTGATTTCGTAACGGAGGAATGCCATGACCACCGACCAACATCAGGAAATCCTCCGCACCGAAGGATTAAGCAAATTCTTTCCCGGCGTCAAAGCGTTGGATAACGTGGATTTCAGCTTGCGTCGTGGCGAGATTATGGCGCTGCTGGGAGAAAACGGGGCCGGCAAATCGACGCTTATCAAAGCGCTGACCGGCGTTTACCATGCCGACCGCGGCACTATCTGGCTCGAAGGCCAACCGATCTCCCCCAAAAATACCGCCCATGCCCAGCAACTGGGGATTGGCACCGTGTACCAGGAAGTGAACCTGCTGCCCAATATGTCGGTAGCGGATAACTTATTTATTGGCCGTGAACCGCGGCGTTTTGGTCTGCTCCAGCGCAAGCAAATGGAAAAACGCGCGACGGAGCTGATGGCGTCATACGGTTTTTCCCTCGATGTACGCGAGCCGCTGAACCGCTTTTCCGTGGCGATGCAGCAGATCGTCGCCATCTGTCGGGCGATCGATCTCTCCGCGAAAGTGTTGATCCTCGATGAACCTACCGCCAGTCTCGATACCCAGGAAGTTGAAATGCTGTTCGGCCTGATGCGGCATCTGCGCGATCGGGGCGTCAGTCTGATCTTCGTCACCCACTTCCTCGATCAGGTTTATCAGGTCAGCGATCGTATTACCGTTCTGCGTAACGGCGGCTTTGTTGGCTGCCGTGAAACCCGCGAGTTGCCTCAGATTGAACTGGTCAAAATGATGCTGGGCCGCGAACTTGATACCCATGCGCTACAGCGTGCGGGCCGCACCTTGCTGAGCGATAAACCGGTGGCGGCATTTAGCGGCTTTGGCAAGAAAGGCACCATCGCGCCGTTTGATTTGCAGGTGCGCCCTGGTGAGATCGTCGGTCTCGCTGGACTACTGGGATCCGGACGAACGGAAACGGCGGAGGTGATCTTCGGTATTAAACCCGCCGACAGCGGCACTGCGCTGATCAAAGGCAAACCGCAAACTTTGCGATCGCCGCATCAGGCTTCGTGTCTGGGGATCGGTTTCTGTCCGGAGGATCGCAAAACGGATGGCATTATCGCCGCCGCTTCGGTGCGGGAAAACATTATTCTGGCATTGCAGGCCCAGCGCGGCTGGCTGCGGCCTGTTTCGCGGAAAGAACAAAACGAGATTGCGGAGCGTTTTATTCGCCAGCTTGGTATTCGTACTCCTAACGCTGAACAGCCGATTGAATTTCTCTCCGGCGGCAATCAGCAAAAAGTATTGCTCTCACGCTGGTTACTGACCAAACCGCAGTTCCTGATCCTTGATGAACCCACGCGCGGGATCGACGTTGGTGCGCATGCGGAGATCATCCGCCTGATCGAAACGCTGTGCGCCGATGGTTTGGCCCTGCTGGTGATTTCATCCGAACTGGAAGAGTTAGTGGGCTATGCCGATCGGGTCATTATTATGCGCGATCGTAAACAGGTGGCCGAGATCCCACTGGCTGAACTGTCCGTACCGGCGATCATGAACGCCATTGCGGCCTAAGGAGACTATGGTGATGCCTCAATCTCTCCCTCAATCCAATCCGCCTAAACGGCGGTTCCGTTGGCCAAAGGGGATGCCACAGCTGGTGGCGTTGTTGCTGGTGCTGCTGGTGGATAGCCTGGTCGCGCCGCACTTCTACCAGGTGATTTTGCAGGATGGTCGGCTGTTCGGTAGCCCGATTGATATTCTCAACCGTGCCGCACCCGTGGCGCTGTTGGCGATAGGTATGACGCTGGTGATTGCCACCGGCGGCATCGACCTTTCCGTTGGCGCCGTTATGGCTATTGCTGGTGCCACCACCGCGGCGATGACGGTGGCTGGGCACAGTCTGCCGGTGGTGCTACTTGCCGCCTTAGGTTCCGGTATTCTGGCTGGGCTGTGGAACGGGATACTGGTGGCCATCCTTAAGATCCAACCGTTCGTCGCCACGCTTATCCTGATGGTGGCCGGGCGCGGGGTGGCGCAGCTAATCACCTCCGGGCAGATCGTCACCTTCAACTCGCCTGAACTGTCATGGTTTGGTAGCGGTTCGCTCCTACTGTTCCCCACACCAGTAATCATTGCACTGTTAACGCTGGTGGTGTTCTGGCTGCTGACGCGGAAAACGGCGCTGGGTATGTTTATCGAAGCGGTGGGTATCAACATTCGTGCGGCAAAAAACGCCGGGGTGAATACCCGCATTATCGTGATGCTCACCTATGTGCTAAGCGGCCTGTGCGCGGCTATCGCCGGCATTATCGTCACGGCGGATATTCGTGGGGCTGACGCCAATAACGCCGGGTTGTGGCTGGAGCTGGATGCCATCCTGGCGGTGGTTATCGGCGGCGGCTCGCTGATGGGCGGGCGCTTTAACCTGCTGCTGTCGGTGGTAGGCGCATTGATTATTCAGGGCATGAACACCGGGATTTTACTGTCGGGCTTCCAGCCGGAACTGAATCAGGTGGTCAAAGCCGTGGTGGTGTTGTGTGTGCTGGTCGTGCAGTCACAACGCTTTATCAGCCTGATAAAAGGAGTGCGTGGTCATGATAAAACGTAATTTACCGCTGATGATCACCCTCGGTGTGTTTGTGCTGGGATATCTCTACTGCCTGACGCAGTTTCCCGCTTTTGCTTCCACCCGGGTAATCTGCAATATTCTGACCGATAACGCTTTTTTAGGCATTATCGCCGTCGGCATGACCTTCGTGATTCTCTCTGGCGGGATCGACCTTTCCGTTGGCTCGGTGATCGCGTTTACCGGCGTATTTCTGGCGAAAGCCATCGGCTACTGGGGGATTTCCCCGCTGCTGGCGTTTCCCCTTATCTTACTGATGGGCTGCGCGTTTGGCGCATTTATGGGGTTACTGATTGATGCGCTGAAGATCCCGGCATTCATCATTACCCTGGCGGGAATGTTTTTCCTGCGCGGCGTCAGCTATCTGGTCTCAGAGGAATCAATCCCGATTAACCATCCGGTTTATGACATGCTCTCAAGCCTGGCATGGAAAATTCCCGGCGGCGGTCGCCTGAGCGCGATGGGATTGCTGATGTTGGCGGTCGTCGTCATTGGCATATTCCTGGCGCACCGTACGCGCTTTGGTAATCAGGTTTACGCGATTGGCGGTAACGCCACCTCTGCCAACCTGATGGGCATCTCAACCCGCAGCACCACCATCCGTATCTATATGCTGTCTACCGGGCTTGCCACACTTGCCGGCATTGTTTTTTCCATTTACACCCAGGCGGGCTATGCGCTGGCGGGCGTTGGCGTCGAGCTGGATGCGATTGCCTCGGTGGTGATTGGTGGAACGCTGCTGAGCGGCGGAGTCGGGACGGTTTTAGGCACGTTGTTTGGCGTGGCGATTCAGGGACTGATTCAGACCTACATTAATTTTGATGGCACATTAAGTTCCTGGTGGACGAAGATCGCGATTGGCATTTTATTGTTTATTTTTATTGCCTTACAGCGTGGTCTGACGGTACTTTGGGAAAATCGTCAAAGCTCGCCAGTAACCCGAGTGGGTACGGCGGCAACACCAAAGTAACATCCTGATTTTGCACAAAACATTTAAATGCCTAAACTTTTTCCGGTTGTAGTCGATAGGTTCTGTACAGGTCTGTTTTAACCCTACAACCGGAAATATAACAATGCCAAAATCCCTTTCAATTCGATCAAGTTTGTTGGTGTTATTGTCTCTGCTGACGTTCCTTCTGTTACTGACCGGTGGTATGGGGCTATATGCCTCTACCCGCATCATTACTTCATTGATTTATCACAGTATTATGAGTGCAACGATGCTGACTGCTATCGCATTGCTGGCGGTTATTTGGTTTATGCTGCGAAATAAGTTTCTTAAACCGCTGGATAATATGGTTGAGCAACTGGAACGTCTGGCGACGGGGGATTTGTCACCGGTTGCCGCGTTGTCTGCCAGCGCCGAATTCGACCGCCTGAACGCGGCGATGGATGAAATGCGTCATGCGCTGGGCGACTCGGTACAACGCGTACGCGATGCCAGCTCGCAAATTGATATTGGCAGTCGTGAACTGACGGCCGGGAACCAGCATCTGGCGCAACGCACTGAATCAACAGCCACTTCGTTGGAGCAGACCGCCGCCAGCATGGAAGAACTCACGGCGACCGTGAAACAGAATGCGCAGAACGCGGAACAGGCGCACCAACTGGCAAAATCGGTGTCGGATACCGCCGATCGCGGTAGCGAAATGGTGTG
The Citrobacter arsenatis DNA segment above includes these coding regions:
- the ppa gene encoding inorganic diphosphatase; this translates as MSLLNVPAGKDLPEDIYVVIEIPANADPIKYEVDKESGALFVDRFMSTAMFYPCNYGYINHTLSLDGDPVDVLVPTPYPLEPGSVIRCRPVGVLKMTDESGEDAKLVAVPHTKLSKEYDHIKDVTDLPELLKAQITHFFEHYKDLEAGKWVKVDGWDNAEAAKAEIVASFERAKK
- the ytfQ gene encoding galactofuranose ABC transporter substrate-binding protein YtfQ, which encodes MWKRLLLVTAVSAAMSSMAMAAPLTVGFSQVGSESGWRAAETNVAKSEAEKRGITLKIADGQQKQENQIKAVRSFVAQGVDAIFIAPVVATGWEPVLKEAKDADIPVFLLDRSIDVKDKSLYMTTVTADNVLEGKLIGDWLIKQVDGKPCNVVELQGTVGASVAIDRKKGFAEAIANAPNIKIIRSQSGDFTRSKGKEVMESFIKAENNGKNICMVYAHNDDMVIGAIQAIKEAGLKPGKDILTGSIDGVPDIYKAMIDGEANASVELTPNMAGPAFDALEKFKKDGTMPEKLTITKSILYLPDTAKEELEKKKNMGY
- a CDS encoding methyl-accepting chemotaxis protein — protein: MPKSLSIRSSLLVLLSLLTFLLLLTGGMGLYASTRIITSLIYHSIMSATMLTAIALLAVIWFMLRNKFLKPLDNMVEQLERLATGDLSPVAALSASAEFDRLNAAMDEMRHALGDSVQRVRDASSQIDIGSRELTAGNQHLAQRTESTATSLEQTAASMEELTATVKQNAQNAEQAHQLAKSVSDTADRGSEMVCYVIEKMRDISGSSSRIADILSVIDGIAFQTNILALNASVEAARAGEQGRGFAVVAGEVRNLASRSAEAAKEIRTLISDSHTHVGEGSELAQQAGETMDEIANEVMRMTKLMREIASASQEQSRGIEQVNIAVIQMDETAQQNAALVQQSSAATRSLEEQSSALIEAMAVFKLQTA
- a CDS encoding YncE family protein, yielding MNLHNVKSLKRYSCVALATALLFTSLSSVAQTLPEKDFLTRDVGNGVYELAVDSQQNTLFAASSPSFDKDKTRGLIYKLDLEKLTTTEVIEISRRAFATAMDEENQVLYVGNTLEGSVTLIDTRSGKELAILQLSEAKNPKDIVHTREMVLDKQHHRLYVSGVAEKGIVWVVDTQKREKVATLKNMGQYPTGMAVDANKNRLYVVNGRNELITLDTTNHQIISRFSIEPGKKHFFLNIALDAKNNRAFLTDPDLADVLVVDINNGKVIAPIKVINSLAVMYNEKRQEVYITHRNAKRISIVDSKTYQVKQSIETTELPNSLALSADANTLYVSVKQPEKMTGAKPDYVLKIDLSKY
- the ytfR gene encoding galactofuranose ABC transporter, ATP-binding protein YtfR, with the protein product MTTDQHQEILRTEGLSKFFPGVKALDNVDFSLRRGEIMALLGENGAGKSTLIKALTGVYHADRGTIWLEGQPISPKNTAHAQQLGIGTVYQEVNLLPNMSVADNLFIGREPRRFGLLQRKQMEKRATELMASYGFSLDVREPLNRFSVAMQQIVAICRAIDLSAKVLILDEPTASLDTQEVEMLFGLMRHLRDRGVSLIFVTHFLDQVYQVSDRITVLRNGGFVGCRETRELPQIELVKMMLGRELDTHALQRAGRTLLSDKPVAAFSGFGKKGTIAPFDLQVRPGEIVGLAGLLGSGRTETAEVIFGIKPADSGTALIKGKPQTLRSPHQASCLGIGFCPEDRKTDGIIAAASVRENIILALQAQRGWLRPVSRKEQNEIAERFIRQLGIRTPNAEQPIEFLSGGNQQKVLLSRWLLTKPQFLILDEPTRGIDVGAHAEIIRLIETLCADGLALLVISSELEELVGYADRVIIMRDRKQVAEIPLAELSVPAIMNAIAA
- a CDS encoding TonB-dependent receptor domain-containing protein; protein product: MKTRQLITLTGIVAFSGGVIFPTQAEELTETSRNSEDEMVITASGFSQQKREAPATISVIDRKTLDIQPDRNVGEAIKNLPGVSVTNSSGMNAGSIMIRGMDPSYTAFMVNSVKQNTGESRPYGHDIGTEANFLPPMEAIERIEVIRGPMSSLYGSDAIGGVVNVITKKPYGAKEWTTAIAANTWLQEHQYLGNTSQINLFTMGPIVPDVLGLSVAADGLDRRDDDRNNYFGKHNRKSVDMTLGLAASENNLFDLNVVTGEQEKNRTQKRGAPWSWLFDRNAATLTHTGWYADDTIATTNYINYEKGRSKYVYDGQSPQYVQMENYVANSQTTFTLDNHKLTVGANFTREELNDRFDVANKTLPGSEPVTKISRNGWALFAEDGWSIDDFILTTSARMDQDDNFGTHITPKMYGNWAFSNDWALKGGVSAGYKKPELRATSSDFVTPYGSTVPYPFLTVGNDDLKPEQSVNSELGLYWTGNALSLDSTVFYTQFKDKIAEQTICETTSTNQCSVNGYKADSVSKYFNVSKADVYGIELNADWQISADVKANANYTWNHSEQKSGVNKGYALNDYPRHMANLSLNWAATQSLDVWSTVNYRSSNRNSGNNYKYDDYTMVDVGVRYKLNKYTQLMAGVYNVLDEDPKLTTAWNESAQVEGRRYNLGARVEF
- the yjfF gene encoding galactofuranose ABC transporter, permease protein YjfF, whose product is MIKRNLPLMITLGVFVLGYLYCLTQFPAFASTRVICNILTDNAFLGIIAVGMTFVILSGGIDLSVGSVIAFTGVFLAKAIGYWGISPLLAFPLILLMGCAFGAFMGLLIDALKIPAFIITLAGMFFLRGVSYLVSEESIPINHPVYDMLSSLAWKIPGGGRLSAMGLLMLAVVVIGIFLAHRTRFGNQVYAIGGNATSANLMGISTRSTTIRIYMLSTGLATLAGIVFSIYTQAGYALAGVGVELDAIASVVIGGTLLSGGVGTVLGTLFGVAIQGLIQTYINFDGTLSSWWTKIAIGILLFIFIALQRGLTVLWENRQSSPVTRVGTAATPK
- the ytfT gene encoding galactofuranose ABC transporter, ATP-binding protein YtfT, which gives rise to MPQSLPQSNPPKRRFRWPKGMPQLVALLLVLLVDSLVAPHFYQVILQDGRLFGSPIDILNRAAPVALLAIGMTLVIATGGIDLSVGAVMAIAGATTAAMTVAGHSLPVVLLAALGSGILAGLWNGILVAILKIQPFVATLILMVAGRGVAQLITSGQIVTFNSPELSWFGSGSLLLFPTPVIIALLTLVVFWLLTRKTALGMFIEAVGINIRAAKNAGVNTRIIVMLTYVLSGLCAAIAGIIVTADIRGADANNAGLWLELDAILAVVIGGGSLMGGRFNLLLSVVGALIIQGMNTGILLSGFQPELNQVVKAVVVLCVLVVQSQRFISLIKGVRGHDKT